The nucleotide sequence ACATCGACGACGTGCAGGAGCTGATGGCATCCTACAGGAGCAATCCCGCCGAGTGGAAGAAGTACGCCAAGTTCGACAGATACAGGTAAATCGGCCCggcatttgttccgcttgcgaCAAACAACCACCTTCCTCTGGGATCGGGGGAGAGTGATTTATGGTTTGGTTGATATGGCTTATGATCTGGTTTTCACTTTCGCTTTACGAGTATTTAGAGTTTATAGGCCAAACAAGAAACCGTTAGCATCTGTGCAATATTGCCAGCGAGAGATAAGTCCAAAACGACACATTGACCTTGCTGACAACGCAGCCGGATGGACTTATTGATCGACTGCGCACTTACATCGATCGGCTTACAATTAGACACTCACTATTAGACATTTACAATTAGACATACAATAGGGTGGTTGAGGCGGTCACTGTGggctgaccaattgctgtgcctttggtctgttttcggacataattcgctttatatttatcgagtaaAGTATATTGAACTCTTTTTATTACAGAATAAACAGAATGAAAGAATTGAATatctcttattcgataaatatatgaaattaattaggcccgaaaacgaacgagaggcacagcaattgtacacaacacagtaactggctccattaTCCCAGAGTAAAAATCATCTGAAGAACATTTCAATAACTATTATAGGCCATCGCACGGAGTTCCAACACCCTTACCAACCGCAGGATCAAATTTTATCCACTACGAATTCAACGAACAGATTGTTCAGACGATCATTATGGCATTTAATGGCATGCGCAGATTTTTCAAACGTAAGAgaacgtataaattaacaaggtctAACAgcatttttactttattttcaaGATAAGCAATCTCTCAACCGACGAAGGAAACGTCTCTTCAAGtcgaatttttatgaaaatgagaattcgcataaagatccgcaatccgATCATTAGGATCGAAGCAAAATTCCTTCGCGACGAGGAGGCCGTGGGTCATTACCGAAGTAATTGCTCCGGAGAAAGTTCTCGACACGTAAACAGGAGCGGAAATCTCGGGAAAAGGTCGTGAAACGTTCTCGCCAGGGGGTTGAAAACGATTATGATTCGGTTCGGTTTCGGTTCTTGAAACAGAACCGAAATGTTCTCATAACCGTTATGAGGTATATCTGTTCTGGCTTATATCAGTTTCGGTTCTTTAGAACCGTTATTATATCGGTTCTATAACTGTTGTTTTTCGGTTCTGAGTTTCGGTTATGAATTTCGGTTTTAATTCTATTTCACGTAACAAATACATTGTATTTCCTTCGGGGATTTAAAATATGGATTCTATATTTAAGATCAAAATACTTGTACTGTTTTGTCTACCACATCTACCAAATAATgtcgtttgttaaaaacagcATTGGTTCGTTGCGAATTGTTCTTTTTATTAGAGATAATAGCACATGAAAAATGATCGAACGTTTTCTTGAATAAAAAAGTATTCTTGACATTAGTGTTAATAAGTTAATATTACCATATACTTTAGCGTTATATTTTTAGCGATAACCAAGATTTTACTGTATAGAGTAATaatgaatttattatattataagtacACACCTCTCTATATACACATACTACACACATACATTTATAGGTAATTTAAAACTTGTACACAAACGTTTGGAGGTTGTCGAAGTAAAATGTATATTGCATGTTATTGTGTGAACGTAAAGCCTTAAATTCGAGATAGAACCGAAATGCGCAGCCGCAACGCATAGCCCAAATCCAGAACCGAAAAATAACAGTTTGAAGTTCTACAAATTCAAGCATTCGACCAATAGGCGCTCTTTGAAATCGTCGATAGGCAAGCAGGTAGATCAACCTGTTGAATCCGCTGTATCTGGAGGAGTCGATGAACTAGGTGTTTGCCACAGTCTGTTTGTCATCGGAGGAATCGGACTTCTAAGAAAACATTCAATCAAACGGCAAACAAAAACGCGTCCAGCTACGCCGGAATTGTGAAACAAGATTAATGCTCGCGGAGTTCACGATAGGTTATCGCAACCGTTACAGTTTCTGCAACCCCGTCTCGCGAGCGTCTCGTAAATTTTCGTACCGTTCCGGTGCCCGACACCGGAGGAATTTAGCAACCTTGTTGACCAGGAGGGAATGCGAACGACCTCGCGAGATACGCCGACTAGAAACTGCTTCGCGCATTTTCTCGATCGCGATCGCGTGCCGATCGACGGGATCGCGTGTATCGGCAGGCTTATCGAGTGCGAATCCCGTTACAAAAAATAGGGTACGACACGCGCGCAACGTGTACGACAGTGTCGAACGATAACCCTGGGGATTCCAGAATCAGTGTCGTGAATAATGAGCTAGTCGATAAGCTTCGCGTTACCCCATAACTCGAGCCATTCGTTCTACAAACGTAATTGAACGATGGCGAAGGGCACAGTATCATTGAGTGGAACAGTCCGAATTTTCCATGAAATCTCGAACCGGTTCTTTCCCGGTCCGATCTAGAAAGGAAATTGTCTCCGTTATTACGAATATTACGGCTGTAATGCGAAATTATCGCGCGTAATTGGCTACGTGACCGAAGTCCACGCGACTCGCGGTAGTATCGATAATAGTGCTGTAACTGCCGAGATCAACTATGTTCGCGATTAGAGCTTGAATAATTCCGAAAAAGGGTTGCTTTCAAGCTCTGATAGGTTCGAAGTAGTTCGAAGGATTTCGAGGAACGTGTATCGATGACAAGTCTTTCATTCTCTGTGACTCTCGTCAGAAATTGTaagaacgaggtgcaaggctcgaataatcgtatctcctctgcccaaattgtccatttttgttcgcaagctgaaagaaaattagggagaatttattgtacatgtCGCTCGTGAATCGGAGAATCAAAGAACACGATCGGGACGGCATCATTGCAATCTGAGCCTAAGTATGCGGAACAGTTCAAAGTCTATGTGTATCGCACGTAAATCAGTGGTGTTCGCTCGGTGAACGGCTGGTTATGCCGGATTCACACTGGACAGAACAGTCCTGGCGAACTGCTCGTAGAAAGTTCGCGAGTCGATCGCCACCGAAAGCATCGGCGTGTTAACATTGGAGCACGCGATTAGCTTGCAAACTGCTCGCGAACAGTTACAAGCTTGTTCTGCTTTGAATTAATGTCGGCTACAAACGCGTTAAATTGTTACAAACGCGTCCGGACATGCTTCGAACTCGCGAACAATCCCTTTGATGTACCGCTACCTGAGCGTGCTACCTGCTCGCGAGCTGTTCGCAAACAGCAGTGTGGGCCCGGCATTACGCACACTTTCCACGTATACCACCTGCCTCTCCTACTTTCATTACACCTGAGCCAAAACATCGGTTCTCCGACACGCGACACTCGTAGGTACGATCGGGAGCAATGATCCATCGAAATCGTTCCATGCGATTAACGCAAGAATTTTCAATTATATCCTCACGATTTCCCGTCGGTGTTCGAAGAAACGATCTGCGAGCTAGCCGTTGCATCAGAGGACAAGTTAATCGTCGTTGCCTCACTTTATTATCCTTCTGCGCAATCTAAATTAACAAACGTTTCCTCTCGCTATAGAACTTTCTTGCGATTTTCTTCTGGTATTCCgagaatttccctgtgcttggATCGCCATTTTGTTGCCCTAGTTTATTATCTTTCTGCGTAAGAATCGCTTCGTCTTCTGCTTGGATCATTACTATCATTACTCTATGGTGCTCGAAGATAAGATCACCGGTGTTTATTCTATCTAAGAGTAATTAATTGCCCTTTCATTACGTATATCAATCACACGACCGAACGGAAGTCGTCATTACTCATTTCACTTAATCTAACGGCACGGATATTCTTAAGCTAGACGATGAATGAATCATTTTTCGCAGGTACACAAGGAACTTGGTCGACGAGGGAAATGGAAAGTTCAATCTTATGGTGTTATGCTGGGGTGAGGGCCATGGATCAGCCATACACGACCACGCGAACGCGCATTGTGTGATGAAGATCCTGCAGGGTGAACTGTGCGAGGTATGCTTAATTCGATAATCATACAACTAGTTGACAAGTTTAATCTGCAAGGCAGGCTCCTTATCTGGGTTTACGAAACCGCTAACAATTAATAGCGCGACTCGTGTAGGTTGCTTAATTTAATGTTGGTTTATAGACGCGATACGCATGGCCCAAGAAGAATGGGACCATAAGCATATCGACGGAAGCTGAAGAGCTCAAGGAATTGGACAGAACTACCCTTGACCTCGACGAGATATGCTACATCAATGGTACAACGCTGAAATTACATACATACCTCCTAAAAATGCTTTTCCCTTCGGAAAATGTttcataataaattaattataatttacagACTCTATGGGTCTCCATCGCGTGGAGAATCCCAGTGCAGTGAATCCTGCAATCTCCTTGCACCTGTACTCGCCGCCGTTTTCTTCGTGTTCGGTGTTCAACAAACAAACTGGCCAAAAAACCGAGAGCAAAGTCACTTTCTGGTCTAAGTACGGAGAAAAGAGAAATCGGGTAAAATTCGTAGCTCGTATATTTGTATTAAATGATCCGAAATGTATCCTAAATAAGCTATAACTTTGTTGTTCTCTCGATTCGCAGGACATTCAAGACGCCAGGTGTCCTGAGGACAATTAACACAACGAGGAGGCTGGCTGCGATtgcattatatttttaaatctttGACGAGGCGAATTCAATATTTTTAGACGGTTTTAATAGTTCACAGTTGTATAAAGTGTTTTTAGTATTTAATCGTATTTCTAAGGACCTAATTATGCTGAGAGATAACGTTCCTGAGACGTCGATACGTGGCCATGTTATCGTACTGTGACTACGAAATGGAAAAGATTGTTAAACGGAGGCGGATCGATTGCAGTTAATTAACGCGCTATCAATGTGTTTTGTCCGGCTAATTATCGCTGGGATTAACCGAAGACGAATATACAACGAGCAAAAAAAGCGAAGCTCGTAATTATTTTTATCTCTTAGCATATAGATAAAAATTAAGGGACTTTACAGATGCGgcttataaataatattctccCTCCCTACTCCCTAATCAGTAATTTATTGTATGGATCTGTGTATACACTTGGCGCGAAAATTCTGTTGAATTTTCGTCTGCTACGTTCTGTTGgatgatatattattttattataaaattataagatGTATATATTTTATGGTAACATGTATTTGTAAAAAGAATCTCACTACACCAAATTATGGCGAGTTTATCACACGTGCAGCGGGTTAGACTGCTGTACAAAACAATTTTGAGGTTACACCGTGGTTTACCAGAGGAAGTTCAATCTTTAGGAACCAGTTATCTCAAAGATGAGTTTAAGAGACATAAAACATGCAACGAAGCTGAAGCTGCTATTTTTCTACATGAATGGACAGTAAGTAGGACTAAATATTTCACATACTTTCGTGGAGGGAAGATAGGTTAGGTTCCATTCagcagaaataatttttttaaaaattggatATTACTCTTTTTAATTAATCTGATggacataatttttatttattataggaGTACGCTCTCATGCTTGCTAATCAGCTTGGACTAAAGGGACCACATACAGCCAAACCATTAGGTCAAGATTTGGATAAAAAAGATCTTGAAAAATTTAGGGATGAACAAATGTGTCAACTCTATGAACTAATGATTACAGCAACTGGTAAAGACagcaaaaataaaaaagactAATAGGCTTCTAATTTCATACAGATATTTAATAGTGCTGCTCTGTACAGTTCCTAAATTGTTATACGCTATAGTCTATTGTAACATACAGTGATGTGCAAAAGTGAGTaattgaatcaaatgattttaatTGTTTGTAGATTCCAGACTGATTTGTTTACTAGACAGTGAGTtacaaatatttacaaaaaGGAGCGCAAATAAGAAAGTTATTGTATTCTAAATGGTGTGTAATCACTTTTGCACATAGCTCATTTTGTGAACATGTGCTGTTTCACATTGTAGGTTGTGAATGTGATAATTATAATTCTCATGTACATAGATGTTATTTGCATATTTTGCCACCAAGCATGCTACAGAAATGTAATATTACCTAAAATTGTACATACTCATCAATGAATTATATGTACTTAATTCATCAGAAAATATAGCATTCTGTAATAAGTATTGTTGTGAAAACATTGTATACAAAATCCGATAAAGCGTTGCTAAATTATCTGGTAGAAGTTTTTAACTTAAAGTTGGAATCTCGAAAAACTTAACTCGAAGAATCGATACTCGCTTTTTATCTCACAACGTCATTCGAGAAATTTAATGTTGTAACGTAACCGACATAATTATTTAGGTTACGTAACCTTAATTGCTATGTTTTGAATTTCGATTATATAGATTCATAATACCGCCAAATCGTGTGTGCCTTtgaaaataaacgaaatgaaaGGATTTAAAGAATCTGCAAGTTTAATCCTAACAGCACGTCATATGAGGAGATGCGTTCGTTCTCGGCCTCAAGTAAACGTATGTAACAAAGTACGAATTCATCTTTTTAATTACGTACGGTGAAATCTGTAAAACTCCGTTAGTTTCCTGCGAtctatgaaaatattttatctgAAATGAATATTACGATCAAACGGAAAATATACTTACAATCGATACGACGAAATTTCTGGCTTTAGATAAAACAACGCGGGAAACTCGAATCGTCTTGCGAACATCTGATGTAATAATTCTCAGTTCCAGTATAATTACGATCTGCTCTGCCTTAAACGCCAAGCAAACTCCAAATTCATGCCGAGTAAATATGTGTTTCCTGGAGGGATGATCCATTCGTCGGATGCAGACCTCAAGTGGCACAATCTTTACACCACGTTCGGCTTCGACAAGAACAGCTTCGCCACTTTGGTACCAACTGTTAAAACACGTCCAATTATCTTTAATCAACGACCAAACGAATTGCCAAGAGAAATTTCACTTCGTATCAGTGCTATTCGTGAGACCTTCGAAGAGTGCGGCATCCTCCTCTGCAGGAAGTCGAACGACAGCGGCACCTACTCCGATTGGGCGCAGAATGTCGAGAGTAATTCGATTATCGAAACGATACGAAAAttcaatttgaaactaacgcgacAACACTAAGGTCAATCGTTCGTTTTGTTCAGTACCTGAGGACGAGGTGCAAGCCTGGCAGAAGAGAGTGCACAACGACGCGACGGAATTCTATTCGTTGTGCCAAAATTTCGGCTGCTATCCTGATTTATGGTCGCTTTACGAATGGAGTAATTGGTTGACACCTACATGTTATCGCAGCAGTCGGTTCGACACTGTTTTCTACATGGCCTGCATGCAGGAGCCACCAGAAACGGTCTGCGAAGCATCGGAAATCGAAGATTCGAAAGTAAGAAATACGAAATTGTACGATAccgaaattatttgttattaattcttGTTGAATACAGTGGGATCTACCAGCGAACTTCATATTCGCCAATGCCGGTTTCGCTCTAGCACCTCCGCAACAGTATGAAATAGCCAGGATCGCAAAATTCGAGAGTATTGATAATTTATTAGATTTCGCCATCGATCGGACCAAAAGGGGTGTGCTACAAACTCTGCCAGTAAGTAAATTAATTGTTCACCCTTTACCAAATGGATTACAACGATTTTAATCGAATTTATACAATTAGGTGAAGATTCTTCTGCGAAATGGAAGCGTGTATGTCCTTCCAGGGGATTCGATGTATCCGAAACAGGCGAATTTATTTGAGGAACAAATTATCAACAGGGAAAATATCACCATCGAACAGTTTCAAGAAATATCGCCTATAAAGAACAGAGTAGAGTTTTATAATTGTGAGATAAGGAAATTATTCGTTCAGAATTTTGACAATAAAGATGGTCATTTAGCGCCGATGCGATTGGAggacgttcgtgtaatacaaaaCTACCAAAAATAGTATTTGCATTGTCCTTCGTCTGATCACTTGTACTGTATGAAATTGACAATGAACTGACAATAACTTGTAATAAAGGTTCACACGTGATTGTATTTCGCACCCTTTTTCCTTTGCTGCGCAGCTGTTCTTCTGCGCTTCCCTCCGTTAAACGATTTCAAATATTCGCGGGGAAAAAAAGACGCCAAACATTAGGGAAAGTTCTAATGGCTGCTTAAGGGAGAGAACGCGCCGCATGCTATGACAAACCACACATAGACTGGAGTTAGTTTTGGAGGTTTACATCTACTAAACTGACgctgcagttcacaagtggaaaattgtgTGTGACATCGAGTACGTGAATTTTTAAGAACTATAAAGAAtaatcgtttcgaataaatgaaatagctggtATAGTTTTCTGCATGGTTTGCCAATTAACACTTCTAATTATATCGTtagtttttattaataataatgccgAAAAATCGACATGTCTGAAAGAACGTAAGAGCATAATAAGGTAAGGTTTTTTAATACTTATCATTCGTTCAGAAAATGGAATACACTAAGCGACGACGGTATACAGTTAATACTGGGACGGACGATCTTAAAGATATTTACCAACATGATCTACAAATGTACGATTTTCCTCCATCCGGCGATATTCCGTTCGTGGATTTTCAACAGTTGGGTATGGACAGAGTAAAACGTAAGTTTCTCGGTAATTAGAAATTAAGGTCTGAAATTAGTTGATACTAAGGAGACTTATTCAGAGAGAGAATATGCAATTTCTAGTATTGCAACATGTGGAAAGTAATGCTCTACGAACAGACGTGAAGCAAGTGGAAGAGCGCAAGAAAAATCTGAGCACATCTTTAGGAAAAGATGGGCTCAAATATTTTGCGCACCTTCTTCATGCAACTGGGTCCAGCGCACCATCAGAAGCAGATTTGCAATGTAGAAGGAAGGATCACTTGTCCCACTTTATACTGAGACTGTCATGTAGCCAAGATCTAGATCGCCAGGCATGGTTCATTAGTCAAGAACTAGAGTTATTTAAACTAAGATTTAGTTCATTAGATGCTGAGGGAATAGAAAAGCTCCTTGGCATGCATAATATCGAATGTCAGCAAGTAAGGGatgaaagaaaataatgtaatcaAATGTCTAATCAtggtaattatattattattcattgcACAGATCACTAGAGAGGAAAAAGATGCAATTAGGGAAGAACTTCGTTCATCCACTGCAAAAGTTTCTAATGTCGATATATCAGAGTTTTACAAAGTACCTTTCCTGAGGGTGACTGACCTAGTCAAGTCACGCAAAGTATACCTGACAAATGGAATGGCATACATACCCCAGGCAAGCTTAGTGTCTCTGTTTGTTTCTTATTTGAGGAACATCTTAATTAGTGGCATTACGGTAAGTGAGctattaattatattacgtAGCTAGCAGTAACTCGGTTACCACAATCGAATGTATTTGTACCATTTAGTACGCAAAGTATTACGTCTCAAATATATCTGACGACGAAAGATTGATGTCTTTCCTCAAATCCTTGCCTGGTTCTTTCTCTGGTATGACCCGCGTGGTCTGGACGACGACTGCTACACCTGTAGAGAAGCTGAACGAGGTAATTGACCTACTTCGCAAGGTTGCGCCATCGGTCTAATTGACAATCATTTTTAGTTGTCGAAAACATCTTATCCTCTGTGCATGAGGTTGCTCCATGAAGGTCTTATGGCTCAGCACCATCTCCGAAATAGCGGGCGTATTCAGTACGGTCTGTTTCTTAAGGGTATCGGGGTGATAATGGAAGATGCGTTGCATTTTTGGAAAACAGAGTTCACGAAAAAAATTGATCCAGACAAATTCGATAAACAGTACGCCTACACCATAAGGCACACGTTCGGCAAAGagggtaaacaaacgaattacacCCCTATGGGCTGCACAAAAATTATCACGTCCGCAGTGGGTCCAGGGGAGTACCATGGCTGTCCATACAAACATATGGATAACGAAATATTGAGACAGAAATTGTCTGGTATCGGTATACCAGTGATAAGCGCCAATGAAATCGCAGATCTGGCCAAAAATGGTCATTACCTTATTGCTTGCACCAAATATTTCGAGATTCTGCACAATCGATTGCCGGACAAGTCTATTGTTCATCCTAATGGATACTTTATAGAAAGTCGAGCTATATTAGCCAAAGAAGAAGTCACAGGTAATTGTTTCGGGTTACCGAGGATGAACCTCGACGGTTTCAACtaacgtttttctttttttacagaACCCGATACGCAAGAGAAATTTTCGCAAACCGGAAGATACAGCGAGAGATTGAGCAACACTCCGATCAGAAGAGACAGGAATTTTGGCACCCCTTCAAGAACTATGGATACGTCGATCAGCACACCGTCACGAGTCATGGACAAAACAATGACACCGGTAAGGAAAGTGGAAAAAATAAGCACCACTCCATCGAGGGCGCCCAAAGCAACCCCGAAGAGACTGGACACTTCTTCCCTCCAAAATGATGAAATCATTGCCCAGCTGATGAGCGAGGACATGTGAACGCGACCGAACATGCGTTAAGAATTGCCtttattgtaaaataaatatttttataatttcatcgGAATCTCAGAAATATAATTTTCTCAATTATCCTCCGTTATACGTAGCTATTGACCTCTTTCAACGATCTCTTCGACAAGAAGTTCGATCTCACGTCGCGTATCATTGACTCCACCAGTCTCTGCAAATTGTACTTGTGTTTCCACCCCCAATCCCGTCGCGCGTCGCTGTCATCGAACACTTGCGGCCAACCGTCAGCTAGAATTAaaatgattttaaacaaatagaCCACGATCAGAGACGAATTACAAATCACCGACCTATATATTGCCGTCCGTCCGGCTTGTACGTGATCTTTAGATCAGGAACATGCTTCTTAAACTCGCTGAAGAGTTCCTCCGGCGTGAAGCTCATCGCAGTGACGTTGTATACTCGCCTGTTCAGCCGATCGTTCGGCGTGTTCAAGAATTGGTAGAGCGCGGATAGACAATCCTCTATGTACATCATCGGCAACCTCGTGTACGGCTCCAAATAGCACTCGTACGTTTTGGTGCTCAACCCCTCGTGGAAGACGGCGACAGCGTAGTCTGAGGAAGAAAACAAATGCTCGCATAGGAAATAGCCTTTGCGTTATGGTTCCACTCACGATCCCGTGCGGTTACCCTCGGATTTACGCATCAGGAGATAAGGGAAACGCAAGGAACGATCTCACGGCTTGTGATCAAGAGACACTCAACAATTTACTAATACTATTGTCCTTGAGGAGCGATGGATTGCGCTATTACGCAGTTACCCTAATCGCGCTTGGAACGTGCTCTACTTCGTACCCCGGGGTACCTTTGCCGAGAAACGTGGACCTACAGATAGGAATATAAAACACGAAGTACTTCATTATATTACGATTAGGGTATTCCGTCCATTGAGAAACGAGTATCCGCATAATCTTGTGACAGAAAAGCTTGTGTTCTCGGACCGGATAAATTCTGTAAAAGCAGCCCTCCGGTTCCTCGCAATAGCGTTGTCTCTAGCATCTCCATTTTCTATTGATTTTTCATCAGACagtaaaatagaaaatgttCTGATATCAAATTGTCAAACCTCGACGAATCGAAAAATAAATGTTAACGAATACCTGTGGTTCCGCCACCGGGGGGGTCGCTGCTGATGACCCCGGGGAACCGAAGACACCGGAAGTCGAGGCCGAACTTATGATGATAGTATTCCCCCAGAAGCTCCGCGTGGACCTTGCTGACGCCGTAAATCGTCCTTGGTCGTTGCACGGTGATATTGGGGGTGGGATTCCTCGGCGAATCGGGGCCGAAAGCGCCGATCGTCGACGGGATGAATATCCTCAGCTTGTACTGTTTCGCCAGCTCGATCACGTTGTGCATACCTAACAGAAAATTGGCTCATCAGCGACGACCGAATTAGCCCGACGATTTCTTCAAGAACGGCCGAGGGAAAAATCCACTTTCCCTCGGGGGCCACTTTCTTCTGCGCCGCGgtaacaatataattattatcgtAACGACGATATTCGCTGGTCACGGCATTCCATTTCACTCGAGCGCAATACGTTCGGCAGGGATGCGGCCGCTTCTAGAAACGTTCGAAGTCGTCGTTTTACCTTCTATGTTGACTCTGACTGCGAGGGGGACGTTCTGTTCGCCGACGGCGCTCAACAGAGCGCTGAAATGTATCAGCCAGTCGATCCTGTAGTCCACCACGATCTTCTGCAGGCCCTTGAAGTCGAGGATGTCTGCGAAGATGAAAGGTCCGCAGGACAGGCTGTCCTCCGTCGGCTTGATGATGTCGGTGAGGATCACGTTC is from Megalopta genalis isolate 19385.01 chromosome 4, iyMegGena1_principal, whole genome shotgun sequence and encodes:
- the LOC117222613 gene encoding cysteine dioxygenase type 1 isoform X2, with the translated sequence MQVCPEDPATRRIPGSKCYETKKSLTLRELVDALHEAFETDHVNIDDVQELMASYRSNPAEWKKYAKFDRYRYTRNLVDEGNGKFNLMVLCWGEGHGSAIHDHANAHCVMKILQGELCETRYAWPKKNGTISISTEAEELKELDRTTLDLDEICYINDSMGLHRVENPSAVNPAISLHLYSPPFSSCSVFNKQTGQKTESKVTFWSKYGEKRNRDIQDARCPEDN
- the LOC117222613 gene encoding cysteine dioxygenase isoform X1, giving the protein MSATNALNCYKRVRTCFELANNPFDVPLPERATCSRAVRKQQCGPGITHTFHVYHLPLLLSLHLSQNIGSPTRDTRRYTRNLVDEGNGKFNLMVLCWGEGHGSAIHDHANAHCVMKILQGELCETRYAWPKKNGTISISTEAEELKELDRTTLDLDEICYINDSMGLHRVENPSAVNPAISLHLYSPPFSSCSVFNKQTGQKTESKVTFWSKYGEKRNRDIQDARCPEDN
- the Sdhaf3 gene encoding succinate dehydrogenase assembly factor 3, with translation MASLSHVQRVRLLYKTILRLHRGLPEEVQSLGTSYLKDEFKRHKTCNEAEAAIFLHEWTEYALMLANQLGLKGPHTAKPLGQDLDKKDLEKFRDEQMCQLYELMITATGKDSKNKKD
- the LOC117222612 gene encoding acyl-coenzyme A diphosphatase NUDT19 isoform X1, with the translated sequence MKGFKESASLILTARHMRRCVRSRPQVNVCNKFQYNYDLLCLKRQANSKFMPSKYVFPGGMIHSSDADLKWHNLYTTFGFDKNSFATLVPTVKTRPIIFNQRPNELPREISLRISAIRETFEECGILLCRKSNDSGTYSDWAQNVEIPEDEVQAWQKRVHNDATEFYSLCQNFGCYPDLWSLYEWSNWLTPTCYRSSRFDTVFYMACMQEPPETVCEASEIEDSKWDLPANFIFANAGFALAPPQQYEIARIAKFESIDNLLDFAIDRTKRGVLQTLPVKILLRNGSVYVLPGDSMYPKQANLFEEQIINRENITIEQFQEISPIKNRVEFYNCEIRKLFVQNFDNKDGHLAPMRLEDVRVIQNYQK
- the LOC117222612 gene encoding acyl-coenzyme A diphosphatase NUDT19 isoform X2, whose protein sequence is MKGFKESASLILTARHMRRCVRSRPQVNFQYNYDLLCLKRQANSKFMPSKYVFPGGMIHSSDADLKWHNLYTTFGFDKNSFATLVPTVKTRPIIFNQRPNELPREISLRISAIRETFEECGILLCRKSNDSGTYSDWAQNVEIPEDEVQAWQKRVHNDATEFYSLCQNFGCYPDLWSLYEWSNWLTPTCYRSSRFDTVFYMACMQEPPETVCEASEIEDSKWDLPANFIFANAGFALAPPQQYEIARIAKFESIDNLLDFAIDRTKRGVLQTLPVKILLRNGSVYVLPGDSMYPKQANLFEEQIINRENITIEQFQEISPIKNRVEFYNCEIRKLFVQNFDNKDGHLAPMRLEDVRVIQNYQK
- the LOC117222557 gene encoding DNA primase large subunit isoform X1 produces the protein MEYTKRRRYTVNTGTDDLKDIYQHDLQMYDFPPSGDIPFVDFQQLGMDRVKLLQHVESNALRTDVKQVEERKKNLSTSLGKDGLKYFAHLLHATGSSAPSEADLQCRRKDHLSHFILRLSCSQDLDRQAWFISQELELFKLRFSSLDAEGIEKLLGMHNIECQQITREEKDAIREELRSSTAKVSNVDISEFYKVPFLRVTDLVKSRKVYLTNGMAYIPQASLVSLFVSYLRNILISGITYAKYYVSNISDDERLMSFLKSLPGSFSGMTRVVWTTTATPVEKLNELSKTSYPLCMRLLHEGLMAQHHLRNSGRIQYGLFLKGIGVIMEDALHFWKTEFTKKIDPDKFDKQYAYTIRHTFGKEGKQTNYTPMGCTKIITSAVGPGEYHGCPYKHMDNEILRQKLSGIGIPVISANEIADLAKNGHYLIACTKYFEILHNRLPDKSIVHPNGYFIESRAILAKEEVTEPDTQEKFSQTGRYSERLSNTPIRRDRNFGTPSRTMDTSISTPSRVMDKTMTPVRKVEKISTTPSRAPKATPKRLDTSSLQNDEIIAQLMSEDM
- the LOC117222557 gene encoding DNA primase large subunit isoform X2, which translates into the protein MYDFPPSGDIPFVDFQQLGMDRVKLLQHVESNALRTDVKQVEERKKNLSTSLGKDGLKYFAHLLHATGSSAPSEADLQCRRKDHLSHFILRLSCSQDLDRQAWFISQELELFKLRFSSLDAEGIEKLLGMHNIECQQITREEKDAIREELRSSTAKVSNVDISEFYKVPFLRVTDLVKSRKVYLTNGMAYIPQASLVSLFVSYLRNILISGITYAKYYVSNISDDERLMSFLKSLPGSFSGMTRVVWTTTATPVEKLNELSKTSYPLCMRLLHEGLMAQHHLRNSGRIQYGLFLKGIGVIMEDALHFWKTEFTKKIDPDKFDKQYAYTIRHTFGKEGKQTNYTPMGCTKIITSAVGPGEYHGCPYKHMDNEILRQKLSGIGIPVISANEIADLAKNGHYLIACTKYFEILHNRLPDKSIVHPNGYFIESRAILAKEEVTEPDTQEKFSQTGRYSERLSNTPIRRDRNFGTPSRTMDTSISTPSRVMDKTMTPVRKVEKISTTPSRAPKATPKRLDTSSLQNDEIIAQLMSEDM
- the Tdh gene encoding L-threonine dehydrogenase translates to MYCNNNLLRVSRRLSRSVFRDFHIGNGPASQGVKESRNNGSNVLKKPPRILITGGLGQLGTECAKLLRKNYGNENVILTDIIKPTEDSLSCGPFIFADILDFKGLQKIVVDYRIDWLIHFSALLSAVGEQNVPLAVRVNIEGMHNVIELAKQYKLRIFIPSTIGAFGPDSPRNPTPNITVQRPRTIYGVSKVHAELLGEYYHHKFGLDFRCLRFPGVISSDPPGGGTTDYAVAVFHEGLSTKTYECYLEPYTRLPMMYIEDCLSALYQFLNTPNDRLNRRVYNVTAMSFTPEELFSEFKKHVPDLKITYKPDGRQYIADGWPQVFDDSDARRDWGWKHKYNLQRLVESMIRDVRSNFLSKRSLKEVNSYV